Proteins encoded in a region of the Corvus moneduloides isolate bCorMon1 unplaced genomic scaffold, bCorMon1.pri SUPER_scaffold_79_arrow_ctg1, whole genome shotgun sequence genome:
- the LOC116438659 gene encoding zinc finger protein 3-like: MEEEAVRKRKMPQDTQADKELRTEPREDKSPRQNLVEEAVLSGSMAQESNREEKTWRSLRRRGCKCSPGSCEEERPTLCQEGAQRSSQSSDLVVHEPLQTGEKPYKCLECGKSFRDSSHLIRHQMIHTGERPYECGECGKSFRESSELLRHQMIHTGERPYECGECWKKFRDSSTLIRHHMIHTGERPYECGECGQSFRQRSTLICHQMIHTGKRPYECGECGKSFRDSSELLRHRMIHTGERPYECGECGQSFSQSSTLIRHQMIHTGERPYECQECGKSLRYSSDLLRHQMIHTGERPYVCGECGQSFRQRSTLIRHQMIHTGERPYECGECGKSFRESSSLIIHQRSHTGERPYECLECGKNFSHRSNLIVHQRLHTGERPYQCGECGKSFRQSSELIIHQRSHTGERPYECPECGKSFTQSSALTRHQQKHR, translated from the exons atggaggaggaggctgtgaggaagaggaagatgccccAGGAcacccaggcag acaaggagctgaggacaGAGCCCAGGGAGGACAAATCCCCACGGCAGAACCTGGTGGAAGAGGCCGTTTTGAGCGGCTCCATGGCGCAGGAATCCAACAGGGAGGAAAAGACCTGGAGATCCCTTAGGAGGAGAGGCTGCAAatgcagcccagggagctgtgaggaggaaagacccaccctgtgccaggaaggTGCCCAGAGATCCAGCCAGAGCTCGGACCTGGTGGTCCATGAGCCACTTCAAACCGGGGAGAAGCCctacaagtgcttggaatgtgggaagagcttcagagacAGCTCCCACCTGATCCGCCACCAgatgatccacactggggaacggccctacgagtgtggggaatgtgggaagagcttcagagaaAGCTCTGAACTGCTCCGCCACCAgatgatccacactggggaacgcccctatgagtgtggggaatgttGGAAGAAGTTCAGAGACAGCTCCACCCTGATCCGCCACCACatgatccacactggggaacggccctatgagtgtggggaatgtgggcaGAGCTTCAGACAGAGATCGACCCTGATCTGCCACCAGATGATCCACACTGGGAAacggccctatgagtgtggggaatgtgggaagagcttcagagacagctctgaACTGCTCCGCCACCGGATGATCCATACTGGGGAAcggccctacgagtgtggggaatgtgggcagagcttcagccagagctccacCCTGATCCGCCACCAgatgatccacactggggagaggccctacgagtgccaggaatgtgggaagagcttaAGGTATAGCTCTGACCTGCTCCGCCACCAgatgatccacactggggaacggccctatgtgtgtggggaatgtgggcaGAGCTTCAGACAGAGATCCACCCTGATCCGCCACCAgatgatccacactggggagaggccctatgagtgtggggaatgtgggaagagcttcagagagAGCTCCAGCCTGATCATCCATCAGAGGAgccacaccggggagaggccctacgagtgcCTGGAATGTGGGAAGAACTTCAGCCACAGATCCAACCTGATTGTCCACCAGAGgctccacactggggagaggcctTACcagtgtggggaatgtgggaagagcttcagacagagctctgagctgaTCATCCACCAGAGGagccacactggggagaggccctatgagtgtcccgagtgtgggaagagcttcaccCAGAGCTCAGCCTTGACCAGACACCAACAGAAGCACCGGTAA